AGGGACCGGCGAAAATGTCGGTGGGCGTCATGCTGGCTTTGGTGATGGTATTTATGTGAGCCATGACGATGGAATGAGCTGGAAAAATATGGGATTGGAAAATTCCGAACACCTATCTAAAATCATTGTACATCCTGAAAATTCCGATGTAGTTTGGGTAGCTTCGCAAGGCCCCCTTTGGAGCAAAGGTGGTGACCGCGGAGTTTTTAAAACTACCGATGGTGGAAAAACCTGGAAACGAACTTTAGGGGATGCGGAATGGGTAGGTGCGACCGATATGCTTATCGACCCGAACAACCCAGATGTGTTATACGCGGCCACATGGCAAAGACACCGAACCGTAGCTGGTTACCTAGGGGGTGGACCCGGCTCTGGACTTCATAAAAGTACCGATGGGGGAGAAACATGGACGGCGCTTAAAAATGGTCTCCCCAAATCCAATTTAGGCAAAACCGGATTGGCCATGTCACCCTTCGATTCCGATGTCATCTATGCAGCCCTTGAATTGGACAGAACAAAAGGTGGAGTCTATATGACAACGAATGGAGGAGAATCTTGGGTAAAAAAATCAGATGCCGTATCAGGTGGTACCGGGCCGCATTATTACCAAGAATTGATTGCGTCACCACATCATGAAGGAACACTTTATTTTATGAACAACAGTGCCTTGGTTTCAAAAGATCACGGAAAAACGTTCACGAATATGAGTCGATCCAATCAGCATAGTGATAGCCATGCTTTGGTCTTTAAAAAATCTGACCCAAATTACTTATTGATCGGTACAGACGGTGGCTTGTACGAAAGTTTTGATGGTACGGAAAGTTGGAAATATGTGCGCAACTTGCCCATTACTCAATATTTTAAAATCGCGGTAGATGACGCCGAACCTTTTTACAATGTTTATGGTGGTACACAGGATAACGGGTCGCATGGCGGTCCGTCAAGGACAATGAGTTCCGATGGTATCGCTAGTGCAGATTGGTGGAAAACACTCGGGGCCGATGGGGCACAGACCGCTACGGAACCCGGAAACCCGGACATTACCTATGGCGAATTTCAACAAGGAGCACTATGGAGAATAGACAGCAAAACAAGGGAAACGGTTTTTATTCAGCCCCAGGCAAGAGAAGGCGATCCGTATGAACGTTTTAATTGGGACGCGCCAATCGTAGTGAGTTCCCATAATCCGAAAAGATTATATTTTGCCTCCCAACGTGTTTGGAAATCAGAAAATAGAGGCGATGCATGGGAACCCATTTCAGGTGATCTTACCTTGAATCAAGAGCGAATGACCTTTCCCTATTATGGCAAATCCCAAAGTTGGGATAATGCTTGGGATGTAGGTGCGATGTCCAATTACAATACAATTACCTCATTGGCAGAATCACCAAAACAAGAAGGCTTGCTATATGCGGGTACCGATGATGGCCTTATTCAAGTCACAGAAGACGGAGGTGCAACTTGGAGAAAATTCACCCTAAATACCGTAAAAGGGTTACCTACTACACCCTTTGTAAATGACGTCCGTGCCGATCTTTTTGATGCGAATGTCGTGTATGCCGCTTTGGACAATCATAAATATGGGGATTACAAACCCTATATCATTAAAAGTAATGACAAAGGAATAACTTGGTCTTTAATAAACGGTGATTTACCGAACAAGTTGTTGATTTGGAGATTAGTACAAGACCATATAAAAAAAGATCTGTTATTTGCGGCGACGGAGTTCGGAGTATATGTAACTATGAACGGAGGCAAAAATTGGACTGAACTGGAGGATGGCATGCCTACAATTCCAATTCGGGACATCACGATTCAAAGACGCGAAAACGATTTGGTCGCAGGATCGTTCGGTAGGGGCATATTTATTTTAGACGATATTTCACCTTTGCGCGATTTTACTGCTAATATGAGTTCCGCCGAGCCCAAGTTGTTTCCAGTTAAACCGGTTAAGTGGTACAAAGAGTCCAGTAGGGTCGGTAGTCAAGGTGATGCCGAATGGATTGCGAAAAATCCACCGTTCGGTGCAAATTTCACCTATTATATGGCAGATAAAATCAAATCCGAAAAAGATGTCAGAGAAGAAAAGGAAAAGAAGGGAGCTGCTGGATTCCCAGGCTGGGATGCTCTTGAGGAAGAATACAGACAAGACGGACCGTCAATTTCATTAGTCATTAAAGATGAAAGCGGAAATGTCATCAACACCGTTGAAGGCACCAATAAAAAGGGTTTTAACCGTGTGAGCTGGAATTTAAATTACCCCAGTAAAAGTGGAGAACGATTGGAAGTACCAAAGGAACGAGGTGGATTCCGTAAGGGCGGCGTCATGGTCACTCCCGGAAATTATACGGTAACTTTAGTGAAACGTGCTGATGGCACAAATACTGTATTACAAGGTCCTGAGCCCTTTAAAGTAGAACCAATGTTCGAAGGTGCACTACCTAGAAAACCATATGAGGAAACGGATGTGTTTAGGGATGCGGCTTTTGCGTTCCAACAAGATTTAACAGCGATGGAAATTGAACTTGAAACAAGTCAACAAACCGTTGACGCAATGCTAAGAGCTTTGAATAAGGCAACTTCACCTTCAGATGATCTGTACAAACGATTGAATACCGTTAAAATCTCCTTGTTGGATATAGACAAAGAGCTTAATGGCAATTCGATTAAAGATGAAATTGGGGAGCGTTCAAATCCTACAGCAAGCGACGGTAGTTCAATAGGTTGGATAGCCTTAGGAAATACCTATGGCCCAACCGAGGAACATAAAGCCCTGCTTAGTCGTGTACAAAGTCAACTCAAGAAGGTGAAAGCCAAACTACAACCTATTGTGGCGACCACTTTACCTGCATTAGAAATTGATTTAAAAAAGGCTGGAGCGCCATGGGTAGAAGGACAAGGATTAATTAAGAATTAAATTACATTTTGAAAATTATAAAAAAGCCTGAACAGTTTGTTCAGGCTTTTTCTTTTAAGTTTGAAATGCTAAGAAGGAACCTTATCGATAGGTGCAGCATTTTATTTCAGCATGAATGGATATGCACTCCAGAAAAATCCCTAATTCCTTAAGTGTTCCGATTAACATATTCGATTGAATAACTATAATCATTTTTTCTCGAGGTTTTTACTTTGAGACCAAAGAAATGATCAACTTAGACAACCTACACGATAAGTTTTATTGATAGTTTTTCTTATTTTTATCTTTCAAAACTATATTAATGACAATTACTCAATTACAATACGTGCTTGCCGTTGCGGAATACCAGAATTTTACCTTGGCCGCGGAGAAAAGCTTTGTAACTCAGCCTACTTTAAGCATGCAGGTGCAAAAGCTTGAAGATGAGCTGGATATATTGATTTTTGACCGGAGCAAAAAGCCGATTTCCGTTACGGATGTTGGAAAAAAGATTGTGGCACAGGCAAAGAATATTGTCAACGAAGCGGCCCGTATAAAGGATATAGTAGATCAGGAGAAAGGCTACATTGGCGGGGATTTCACCTTGGGAATCATTCCTACCATAATGCCCACATTATTACCGATGTTCCTTAAGACTTTCATCAACAAATATCCCAGGGTTAACCTGATTATAAAAGAACAAAATACAGAAGATTTAATTCAGAATATACAGGACGGACATTTGGATGCCGCCATAGCGGCGACGCCCTTAGAAATTGAGTTTATTAAGGAACGACCCCTATACTATGAACCCTTTGTGGGATATGTGCCACAGGATCATCGTTTACGTGGTGTTTCTGAACTTACCCCAGAGGATTTAAATGTATCGGATATCCTGCTCTTGCAAGACGGACATTGTTTTCGTGAAGGTGTACTAAACCTGTGTAAATCCCCCAAAAAATTGGGTGAAGAACACTTTAGTCTGCAAAGTGGAAGTTTTGAAACGCTAATCAATCTCTCCAATGAGGGTTTGGGTATGACCCTCCTCCCATTTTTGAATACCTTGGAACTGGATGAAAAGCATAAAGGAAACCTAAAGTATTTTAAAGAGCCACCCCCAGCTAGGGAAGTGAGTCTTATTTTTCATAAAAGTGAATTGAAAATACAGATTACCGAAGCCTTACGGGATGTAATTGCCAGCGTAGTCCGTGGGGCAATCGCTTTTCAGGATGTGAAAATTATTAGTCCCATGAACCATGCATAAAAAAACCCGCAAATTGCGGGTTTGTAATTATGTCCTTAAATAAATTAAGCTGTCCTGTAATTCTGGCTTGTCCGTTATGAAGTGTTTCAACCAGAGTCTTAGTTCTTCGATTTCGTCCGGTAATAAGTTTGAGATTGCTTTTTTTACTTCTTTGCAGAATAGTTTTGCGTCGAAGCTTACTTTTTTGAGTACTGTTTTTGTATACTCAAGCATCGCTCTAGCCATATTTCAAAGTGTTTAATTAGTTAGTTGCATTTTGGGGGATTTCTCCCCATAAAGTTAAACAAAAATCTGGTAAGGATATTGTTCTAGTTTTGTTAAAAATTCAATAATTTCATTAGAAAAGAATAATACCTATCCGACTTAATGCATTACTAGAATAAAAATAAATGAAGAAAATACTTGCCTTCACCATTTTCATACTACTATTGGGAGCATGTTCTAGCCCTAAAAAAGTACTTCAAAAAAGCACGTTAAAGCTTCTTTCATCTGACTTTTACAATAGTCAATTTACTGGTTTACTGGTGGTTGACCCAAAAACTAACGATACAATACTCAATTATAACGGCAAAAAGTACTTTACCCCCGCCAGCAATACTAAAATATTTACCCTTTTCACAGCATTGAATATGTTGCCCGATAGTATTCCTGCTTTCAAATATCTTACTGAAAACGATACTCTTTACGTTCAAGGCACGGGAGACCCAACATTACTACATCCCTATTTCCAAAACAATCCAATTCCGGAATTTATGAAGGGTTACGAGCATATCAAACTAATCACCAACAATCTTCAGGATAACAAATTTGGTCCGGGTTGGGCTTGGGACGATTACGATTACTACTACCAACCCGAAAAAGGCAGTTTTCCTGTATATGGAAATGTGGTGACCATGAGCCATTCCTTAATCCCAAACATTTCTCCCGAGTATTTTAAAGATAGCGTGGTACCACTTTCCTATTCGAAAAATCGGGCCGAAAGCTCAAATACGTTTTTCTATTCCCCTTCTAGGGTGGACACCTTGGAGGTTCCGTTTAAGACCGACAGCGTATTAACCAAAAAGCTATTATCAGATGCTTTGCAAAGGGATATTGCAATTTTACCGAAGATACCGACAGGTCAGTTAAAAACAAAGTATAGCGTACCAACGGATACCGTTTTAAAACGGATGATGCAAGAAAGCGATAATTTTTTGGCCGAACAACTTTTGATTCTTTCCTCATCCATGCTGTCCGACACCCTTAGCACCGATAGGGTACGAAAACATGTATTGGAAAATCTGTTGTCCGATTTAAAACAACCCCCACGATGGGTAGACGGTTCGGGACTTTCCAGATACAATCTATTTACACCAGAATCCATAGTGAAAGTATTACAAAAGATGTATGGTGAAATTCCAAGGGAGCGGTTATTCGATATTTTTCCTGCCGGAGGTCGGTCAGGGACTTTGGAATCTTGGTATACCGGCAATCCGGAACCGTACATCTATGCCAAATCCGGTAGCTTGGGGAATGTTTACTGTCTAAGTGGTTACCTGATTACAAAGTCGGGGAAAACATTGATTTTCAGTTTTATGAACAACCATTTCCAATCCCCTTCCGCCGAGGTGAAACAACGGATGGAGACGACCTTTGAAAGAATACGGGATACCTATTAATTTCCCAATTGGTTCGTATTGACTTTGTTGGAAAATTTATCCAAAAGTAACTCCAGTTTTGGATAAATATGTCTTTTGCAGAAGGGCTTTTCAGGGTCAGAATAATAATAATCCTGAAACATTTCATCAGAGGGTTTGAATGATTTAAATGGATACGGTTTGGTTACCAAAGGTTTTGAGAAATCTTGCTGTAATTCCTTTAGAATACATTTTACCCGATCCGCTTGAGTAGTATCAAAAATGTAGACTGCGGAGCGATATTTCCCTCGCATGCTATGATCAGAGGTACTCTCGTGGGTATGTAAATGAATGGCAATCAGTTCCTTTAGCGAAATATCCATTTCTCTGTAATGCACGATAACCGCCTCCGAGAACGAATCGTTCTCATTGTCCGATGCCACAAAACCCTGTTCCACTTTAGTTACACCGATTAGGGATTGATACACCGCCTCGGTACACCAATGACAGCCCCCGCCTAAACCTATTTTAGTAATTTCATCCATACCTAATAAGTCGAAAAAATTCAGGAAACCAAACCGTGAATTTGCGCATACTGTAAGAGCATGATTGTCTTGGCGTCACAAATTTCACCGGTACCCATCATTTCAAGTGCATTTGAAAATTGAAGTTCAAGGACCTCTATATTTTCGCTCTCGTCATCCGCACCTCCGCCCTCACCTATTTTCATGCGGTCTTCATAGGCTCCCACGAACAGGTACAATATTTCCGTTACTGATCCGGGCGACATATAAGTCTCGAACACGCGCTTTACATTTCCAATTTTATATCCTGTTTCCTCTTCGGTCTCCTTACGTATACAATCCTCCGGATTATCACCGTCCAACAACCCTGCACAGACTTCTATCATCATCCCGTCTTCATTGCCATTAACATAGGTAGGCATGCGAAACTGTCGGGTAAGGACCACCGTACCCTTGGACTTGTTGTACAAGAGAATACCAGCCCCGTTACCGCGGTCATAGGCTTCTCGCTGTTGTGTCTCCCAAGTGCCGTTGGGTTTTTGGTAATCGAACGTGAATTTGTTCAAGGTGTACCAATTGTCAGAAAGAACCTCTTTTTTTATATTCTTGATGTTGGAATTTTTCAATGGGTCGGAGTTTTAAGAATCGTTTTAAAGGCACTAAGTTTTAAAGCCTTTCGAATCAAATATACTTTTGAAACATTTATATTCCTAACCCAACCAATTAAAAGCTTTCAGGAGACGGAAACCATCAAAAATTTGTAACTTCTTCCAACTATTAACAAATCAAAAAAGCTCACCAAATTGAAAAAATCGATAATTCTACTGTTCTGTCTAGCACTGATTACTTTTAACTGCAAAGAGAACGATACAAAGCCTGTTGATACTAAAGAACCTCCCCGAATAGCAATAGCAGGTATAGGTATTGAATCCAGTACCTTCTCCCCTGCCCAAACCCACGAAGAAGCTTTTCATGCGCGCATTGGAGATTCCATTTTTGGACAGTACCCCTTCTTTGCGGACAGTAGCAGTATAAGAAAGCGAGCGGAATGGGTGCCTACCTTATTGGGAAAAGCCCTGCCCGGTGGGATCGTTACTAGAGAGGCTTATGAGTCTATGGTATCTAAAACCCTAAAGATGCTGAAAGAAAATGGACCTTATGACGGTCTATTCTTTGATATTCATGGGGCCATGAGTGTGGTCGGACTTGAAGACGCGGAGGGCGATTTACTGCAACGCATTCGGGACGTAATCGGTATCGATGTGCTGGTTTCAACATCGATGGACCTTCATGGAAATGTTTCAGAAGGCCTGGCAAAACACAGTGACTTGATTACCTGTTACAGGATGGCTCCTCATGAAGATGCCTTGGAATCTAAAGAAAGAGCCATTATCAACCTATTGGACCGCTTGGAAAGTGGAAAGGGAAAACCAGCGTACAAAGCATGGATTCCCGTACCTATTTTACTTCCGGGAGAAAAGACCAGTACCCGTATAGAACCCGGAAAAAGTCTATATGCCCAAATTCCTTCTGTGGTGGCAAAAGAAGGAGTTATTGACGCCGCCATTTGGATAGGCTATGCATGGGCCGATGAACCACGAAATCATGCCGTGGTTATGGTGACGGGTGATGACAAGGAAGAAGTGACCCAAGGAGCCGAGCAATTGGCCAAGGCGTTTTGGGATATACGTAAGGAATTTGAATTTGTAGCCCCCGTTGCCACTTTGGACGAAAGTTTAAAACTGGCGCTAGAAAGTAAAGAGGGGCCTTACATCATTAGCGATATGGGCGATAATCCTACGGCAGGTGGAGCTGGAGATGTGACGTGGACCTTAAATGAACTTTTGGCAAGACCGGAGTTCAAATCTAAAAACGGACCATCTTTGATCTACGCTTCCATTCCCGGGCCGGAATTGATAGAAAAAGCCTTAGAAGTAGGAGTTGGAGGCGAGGTATCGGCAATGGTAGGTGCTCGAGTAGATAACAGGTATTCCCCGCCCCTAAAATTGACAGGAACCGTTACGGCCCTTAAAGAAGGAGACCGCGATGCAG
This sequence is a window from Maribacter aestuarii. Protein-coding genes within it:
- a CDS encoding LysR substrate-binding domain-containing protein, yielding MTITQLQYVLAVAEYQNFTLAAEKSFVTQPTLSMQVQKLEDELDILIFDRSKKPISVTDVGKKIVAQAKNIVNEAARIKDIVDQEKGYIGGDFTLGIIPTIMPTLLPMFLKTFINKYPRVNLIIKEQNTEDLIQNIQDGHLDAAIAATPLEIEFIKERPLYYEPFVGYVPQDHRLRGVSELTPEDLNVSDILLLQDGHCFREGVLNLCKSPKKLGEEHFSLQSGSFETLINLSNEGLGMTLLPFLNTLELDEKHKGNLKYFKEPPPAREVSLIFHKSELKIQITEALRDVIASVVRGAIAFQDVKIISPMNHA
- a CDS encoding VPS10 domain-containing protein, with amino-acid sequence MKKVIKFALLFFFTSCVTLHSSAQEESENPFKGLEFRNIGPAMTSGRIADIAIHPENENIWYVAVGSGGVWKTTNSGTTWKPLFDKEKVYSIGCVTIDHNNPHTIWVGTGENVGGRHAGFGDGIYVSHDDGMSWKNMGLENSEHLSKIIVHPENSDVVWVASQGPLWSKGGDRGVFKTTDGGKTWKRTLGDAEWVGATDMLIDPNNPDVLYAATWQRHRTVAGYLGGGPGSGLHKSTDGGETWTALKNGLPKSNLGKTGLAMSPFDSDVIYAALELDRTKGGVYMTTNGGESWVKKSDAVSGGTGPHYYQELIASPHHEGTLYFMNNSALVSKDHGKTFTNMSRSNQHSDSHALVFKKSDPNYLLIGTDGGLYESFDGTESWKYVRNLPITQYFKIAVDDAEPFYNVYGGTQDNGSHGGPSRTMSSDGIASADWWKTLGADGAQTATEPGNPDITYGEFQQGALWRIDSKTRETVFIQPQAREGDPYERFNWDAPIVVSSHNPKRLYFASQRVWKSENRGDAWEPISGDLTLNQERMTFPYYGKSQSWDNAWDVGAMSNYNTITSLAESPKQEGLLYAGTDDGLIQVTEDGGATWRKFTLNTVKGLPTTPFVNDVRADLFDANVVYAALDNHKYGDYKPYIIKSNDKGITWSLINGDLPNKLLIWRLVQDHIKKDLLFAATEFGVYVTMNGGKNWTELEDGMPTIPIRDITIQRRENDLVAGSFGRGIFILDDISPLRDFTANMSSAEPKLFPVKPVKWYKESSRVGSQGDAEWIAKNPPFGANFTYYMADKIKSEKDVREEKEKKGAAGFPGWDALEEEYRQDGPSISLVIKDESGNVINTVEGTNKKGFNRVSWNLNYPSKSGERLEVPKERGGFRKGGVMVTPGNYTVTLVKRADGTNTVLQGPEPFKVEPMFEGALPRKPYEETDVFRDAAFAFQQDLTAMEIELETSQQTVDAMLRALNKATSPSDDLYKRLNTVKISLLDIDKELNGNSIKDEIGERSNPTASDGSSIGWIALGNTYGPTEEHKALLSRVQSQLKKVKAKLQPIVATTLPALEIDLKKAGAPWVEGQGLIKN
- the nudK gene encoding GDP-mannose pyrophosphatase NudK is translated as MKNSNIKNIKKEVLSDNWYTLNKFTFDYQKPNGTWETQQREAYDRGNGAGILLYNKSKGTVVLTRQFRMPTYVNGNEDGMMIEVCAGLLDGDNPEDCIRKETEEETGYKIGNVKRVFETYMSPGSVTEILYLFVGAYEDRMKIGEGGGADDESENIEVLELQFSNALEMMGTGEICDAKTIMLLQYAQIHGLVS
- a CDS encoding D-alanyl-D-alanine carboxypeptidase/D-alanyl-D-alanine-endopeptidase, which codes for MKKILAFTIFILLLGACSSPKKVLQKSTLKLLSSDFYNSQFTGLLVVDPKTNDTILNYNGKKYFTPASNTKIFTLFTALNMLPDSIPAFKYLTENDTLYVQGTGDPTLLHPYFQNNPIPEFMKGYEHIKLITNNLQDNKFGPGWAWDDYDYYYQPEKGSFPVYGNVVTMSHSLIPNISPEYFKDSVVPLSYSKNRAESSNTFFYSPSRVDTLEVPFKTDSVLTKKLLSDALQRDIAILPKIPTGQLKTKYSVPTDTVLKRMMQESDNFLAEQLLILSSSMLSDTLSTDRVRKHVLENLLSDLKQPPRWVDGSGLSRYNLFTPESIVKVLQKMYGEIPRERLFDIFPAGGRSGTLESWYTGNPEPYIYAKSGSLGNVYCLSGYLITKSGKTLIFSFMNNHFQSPSAEVKQRMETTFERIRDTY
- a CDS encoding peptide-methionine (S)-S-oxide reductase translates to MDEITKIGLGGGCHWCTEAVYQSLIGVTKVEQGFVASDNENDSFSEAVIVHYREMDISLKELIAIHLHTHESTSDHSMRGKYRSAVYIFDTTQADRVKCILKELQQDFSKPLVTKPYPFKSFKPSDEMFQDYYYSDPEKPFCKRHIYPKLELLLDKFSNKVNTNQLGN
- a CDS encoding M81 family metallopeptidase, whose amino-acid sequence is MKKSIILLFCLALITFNCKENDTKPVDTKEPPRIAIAGIGIESSTFSPAQTHEEAFHARIGDSIFGQYPFFADSSSIRKRAEWVPTLLGKALPGGIVTREAYESMVSKTLKMLKENGPYDGLFFDIHGAMSVVGLEDAEGDLLQRIRDVIGIDVLVSTSMDLHGNVSEGLAKHSDLITCYRMAPHEDALESKERAIINLLDRLESGKGKPAYKAWIPVPILLPGEKTSTRIEPGKSLYAQIPSVVAKEGVIDAAIWIGYAWADEPRNHAVVMVTGDDKEEVTQGAEQLAKAFWDIRKEFEFVAPVATLDESLKLALESKEGPYIISDMGDNPTAGGAGDVTWTLNELLARPEFKSKNGPSLIYASIPGPELIEKALEVGVGGEVSAMVGARVDNRYSPPLKLTGTVTALKEGDRDAEVEAVVRTGSISVIVTKKRKPYHHEKDFTDLNLHPRETDIVVVKIGYLVPELYDMRKGWTMALTPGGVDQDLERLGYENIKRPMFPLDADMEEPDLSARLISASDKLN